The Arctopsyche grandis isolate Sample6627 chromosome 5, ASM5162203v2, whole genome shotgun sequence genome includes a window with the following:
- the LOC143911887 gene encoding prolyl 4-hydroxylase subunit alpha-1-like isoform X2, with product MSTRACLAYCFYLFVTIGLSRLKVQAEIFTALAELEPLLESESILLDSMGAYVRYQENRLNLLKEKYTEYEEEHRTAMNDVTNYLSNPVNAFKIIKRLTSEWNEVEELMTDDVGNKFVRNITSLKENVRFPTEEDLSGAAAALVRLQDTYRLDTNEVAKGKLNGIKYSSDMSVHDCFEIGRQSYISADYDHTEKWMDVALNKLNAETNKTVPKSEILEYLAFSNYMIGNVDRALSLTNELLEIIPDHVRAKGNIPHYEKALREKRETREDSTVEKTSDSNNGVTERSIYEELCRDEMVLPESVKKDLKCFYYFGKRPFSKIAPFKVEQHYLDPDIISFHNILSEKEMEFVKESAKPRFKRATVQDSETGELVVAKYRISKSAWLKDNEHEVIAKISRRVSDMTGLSMETAEELQVVNYGIGGHYEPHFDFARKEEKSAFGGDWGNGNRIATVLFYMSDVAQGGGTVFPELGLSVKPKKGAGVFWFNLFPSGDGNYATRHAACPVLQGSKWVSNKWIHQKGQEFLTPCNLEHQEEGMSRVFPKPVKKGAITR from the exons ATGAGTACGAGAGCGTGTTTGGCGTATTGCTTCTATTTATTTGTTACCATCGGTCTCAGCAGATTAAAAGTTCAAGCTGAAATATTTACTGCACTAGCTGAACTTGAACCTTTGCTTGAATCTGAAAGCATATTATTAGATTCCATGGGAGCGTATGTTCGATATCAAGAAAATAGactaaatttattaaaaga aaaGTATACTGAATATGAAGAAGAACATCGAACAGCAATGAACGATGTGacaaattatttatcaaatcctgtaaatgcatttaaaataatcaaaagacTCACTAGTGAGTGGAATGAAGTGGAAGAGTTGATGACGGATGATGTAGGAAATA aatTTGTGCGAAATATAACATCGCTGAAAGAGAATGTAAGATTTCCCACAGAGGAAGATCTAAGCGGTGCAGCCGCTGCTCTTGTAAGACTTCAAGATACATACAGATTAGACACAAATGAAGTAGCTAAAGGAAAATTGAATGGCATTAAATATAG TTCGGACATGTCAGTTCATGATTGTTTTGAAATTGGTCGTCAATCGTACATTTCTGCAGATTATGATCATACAGAAAAGTGGATGGACGTAGCACTAAATAAACTTAACGCGGAAACGAATAAAACTGTTCCCAAAAGTGAAATTTTAGAATACTTGGCATTTTCAAATTACATGATAG GAAACGTTGATCGTGCTCTGTCGTTGACCAATGAACTTTTAGAAATTATTCCTGACCATGTACGTGCAAAGGGTAATATTCCCCATTATGAAAAGGCTTTGCGTGAGAAAAGAGAGACGCGAGAG GATTCAACCGTGGAAAAAACTTCGGATTCGAATAATGGAGTAACGGAAAGAAGCATTTATGAAGAACTTTGCCGTGACGAGATGGTACTTCCAGAAAGCGTTAAAAAGGA TCTAAAATGTTTCTATTATTTTGGTAAACGTCCATTTTCAAAAATCGCACCTTTTAAAGTTGAACAACACTATTTGGATCCCGATATAATATCATTCCATAATATTTTATCTGAAAAAGAAATGGAATTTGTGAAAGAGAGTGCAAAACCAAGG ttcaAAAGAGCAACTGTTCAAGATTCTGAAACTGGCGAATTAGTTGTTGCCAAGTACCGCATAAGCAAATCAGCTTGGCTCAAAGACAATGAACATGAAGTGATAGCGAAAATCAGTCGACGAGTATCAGATATGACAGGTCTTTCAATGGAAACTGCGGAGGAGCTTCAAGTCGTTAATTATGGAATTGGTGGTCATTATGAACCGCATTTTGATTTCGCGAGG AAAGAAGAAAAAAGTGCATTCGGTGGTGATTGGGGCAATGGCAATAGGATTGCAACAGTGTTGTTTTAT ATGTCCGACGTAGCACAGGGTGGTGGTACAGTTTTTCCAGAATTGGGTCTAAGTGTGAAACCTAAAAAAGGAGCAGGTGTATTCTGGTTCAATCTGTTCCCATCTGGAGATGGCAATTATGCTACTCGTCATGCTGCCTGTCCTGTTCTTCAAGGATCAAAATGgg tttcAAATAAATGGATTCACCAGAAAGGTCAGGAATTTTTAACACCGTGCAATTTAGAACACCAAGAAGAAGGCATGAGTCGAGTATTCCCAAAACCAGTGAAGAAAGGAGCAATAACTAGATAA
- the LOC143911887 gene encoding prolyl 4-hydroxylase subunit alpha-1-like isoform X1 produces the protein MSTRACLAYCFYLFVTIGLSRLKVQAEIFTALAELEPLLESESILLDSMGAYVRYQENRLNLLKEKYTEYEEEHRTAMNDVTNYLSNPVNAFKIIKRLTSEWNEVEELMTDDVGNKFVRNITSLKENVRFPTEEDLSGAAAALVRLQDTYRLDTNEVAKGKLNGIKYSSDMSVHDCFEIGRQSYISADYDHTEKWMDVALNKLNAETNKTVPKSEILEYLAFSNYMIGNVDRALSLTNELLEIIPDHVRAKGNIPHYEKALREKRETREQDSTVEKTSDSNNGVTERSIYEELCRDEMVLPESVKKDLKCFYYFGKRPFSKIAPFKVEQHYLDPDIISFHNILSEKEMEFVKESAKPRFKRATVQDSETGELVVAKYRISKSAWLKDNEHEVIAKISRRVSDMTGLSMETAEELQVVNYGIGGHYEPHFDFARKEEKSAFGGDWGNGNRIATVLFYMSDVAQGGGTVFPELGLSVKPKKGAGVFWFNLFPSGDGNYATRHAACPVLQGSKWVSNKWIHQKGQEFLTPCNLEHQEEGMSRVFPKPVKKGAITR, from the exons ATGAGTACGAGAGCGTGTTTGGCGTATTGCTTCTATTTATTTGTTACCATCGGTCTCAGCAGATTAAAAGTTCAAGCTGAAATATTTACTGCACTAGCTGAACTTGAACCTTTGCTTGAATCTGAAAGCATATTATTAGATTCCATGGGAGCGTATGTTCGATATCAAGAAAATAGactaaatttattaaaaga aaaGTATACTGAATATGAAGAAGAACATCGAACAGCAATGAACGATGTGacaaattatttatcaaatcctgtaaatgcatttaaaataatcaaaagacTCACTAGTGAGTGGAATGAAGTGGAAGAGTTGATGACGGATGATGTAGGAAATA aatTTGTGCGAAATATAACATCGCTGAAAGAGAATGTAAGATTTCCCACAGAGGAAGATCTAAGCGGTGCAGCCGCTGCTCTTGTAAGACTTCAAGATACATACAGATTAGACACAAATGAAGTAGCTAAAGGAAAATTGAATGGCATTAAATATAG TTCGGACATGTCAGTTCATGATTGTTTTGAAATTGGTCGTCAATCGTACATTTCTGCAGATTATGATCATACAGAAAAGTGGATGGACGTAGCACTAAATAAACTTAACGCGGAAACGAATAAAACTGTTCCCAAAAGTGAAATTTTAGAATACTTGGCATTTTCAAATTACATGATAG GAAACGTTGATCGTGCTCTGTCGTTGACCAATGAACTTTTAGAAATTATTCCTGACCATGTACGTGCAAAGGGTAATATTCCCCATTATGAAAAGGCTTTGCGTGAGAAAAGAGAGACGCGAGAG caGGATTCAACCGTGGAAAAAACTTCGGATTCGAATAATGGAGTAACGGAAAGAAGCATTTATGAAGAACTTTGCCGTGACGAGATGGTACTTCCAGAAAGCGTTAAAAAGGA TCTAAAATGTTTCTATTATTTTGGTAAACGTCCATTTTCAAAAATCGCACCTTTTAAAGTTGAACAACACTATTTGGATCCCGATATAATATCATTCCATAATATTTTATCTGAAAAAGAAATGGAATTTGTGAAAGAGAGTGCAAAACCAAGG ttcaAAAGAGCAACTGTTCAAGATTCTGAAACTGGCGAATTAGTTGTTGCCAAGTACCGCATAAGCAAATCAGCTTGGCTCAAAGACAATGAACATGAAGTGATAGCGAAAATCAGTCGACGAGTATCAGATATGACAGGTCTTTCAATGGAAACTGCGGAGGAGCTTCAAGTCGTTAATTATGGAATTGGTGGTCATTATGAACCGCATTTTGATTTCGCGAGG AAAGAAGAAAAAAGTGCATTCGGTGGTGATTGGGGCAATGGCAATAGGATTGCAACAGTGTTGTTTTAT ATGTCCGACGTAGCACAGGGTGGTGGTACAGTTTTTCCAGAATTGGGTCTAAGTGTGAAACCTAAAAAAGGAGCAGGTGTATTCTGGTTCAATCTGTTCCCATCTGGAGATGGCAATTATGCTACTCGTCATGCTGCCTGTCCTGTTCTTCAAGGATCAAAATGgg tttcAAATAAATGGATTCACCAGAAAGGTCAGGAATTTTTAACACCGTGCAATTTAGAACACCAAGAAGAAGGCATGAGTCGAGTATTCCCAAAACCAGTGAAGAAAGGAGCAATAACTAGATAA
- the jdp gene encoding dnaJ domain-containing protein, which yields MAAVDEILAYEPSPEDDFYGLLNCDENSTVEQITSEYRALALQWHPDKADGDKEAEARFQKLQEAKETLCDPAKKCNYDKWRNSGITISYKQWLGMKDHVQQTMHWATPKTKDRMIVGAGGAAGASSTLGTGPAAARRASEGGAAHWGRWAGQGQEPPSEVVSKFRNYEI from the exons ATGGCAGCCGTCGACGAGATCCTCGCCTACGAGCCCTCGCCCGAAGACGACTTCTACGGCCTGCTCAACTGCGACGAAAACTCTACG GTGGAGCAAATCACCAGCGAGTACCGCGCTCTGGCTCTTCAATGGCATCCAGATAAGGCGGACGGCGACAAGGAGGCTGAGGCTCGCTTCCAGAAACTTCAG gAAGCGAAAGAAACCTTGTGCGATCCAGCCAAGAAGTGTAATTATGATAAATGGCGCAACAGCGGAATAACCATAAGCTACAAACAATGGTTGGGAATGAAAGATCACGTTCAACAAACGATGCACTGGGCAACTCCCAAAACCAAGGATCGGATGATAGTCGGCGCTGGTGGAGCTGCTGGAGCAAGCAGCACATTGGGAACAGGTCCGGCTGCTGCTCGTCGAGCTTCTGAAGGTGGAGCAGCACATTGGGGCCGTTGGGCTGGACAAGGACAAGAACCGCCGTCTGAAGTCGTTTCCAAATTTCgaaattatgaaatttaa